Genomic window (Ostrea edulis chromosome 9, xbOstEdul1.1, whole genome shotgun sequence):
TTAACCTCAGAAGTCATAgtttgaattgaacaaactgagtCTACATACATGAGTGTGGCAGTGGTTCATTTGAAGATCAATTCTTAAAGAAAAACTCATATTGTGGGGATCGATCATTGTATGAACAAAGATACACAAAGAGAAGCTGAAGCAGACACACTTTAACCAGTAAAGCTCACCTAACACCTAACAGAGGCTCAGTTAAATTAAAAATCACTGTGCCAAATacacttacattgtacatgttgatacatgtacaagcaaTGTATgctttgatatcaataaatataatcaTGTTCAACATTCATACACTAAAGTATGtaataaaatcattaattttctaGGGGTAAAATTTTCACTCGGTTTGGAAAAATAAGCAATATAGtaatgaagtttatttcattAAAGAATTGTTTAAGATTTCTCTTGTAACACAGAAACAATAAAAATTGATCCCCGTGGAGATTAATGATGTGACAGTGCGTTACCTGGTGTCATGATGTGTGCCCAGACATCGAACACAGCAGTATCTTGCTCCACATTGTACACAGGTATAATTGGATGGAAACGTGCAACATTTAAAGAAAATCTCACtatgatttgtaaatgaaacATACCATACACATACAACCTGATGATTACCAATAATTGGTTGATTTTTAGAATGCTCTTTCACTGTTTTTTAATATGATTGTATACCGGGGTATATATACTTTGTAGATGCTTGAATACTGTTTTGCCAGATTGTGAAGATATTTCCTATACTAACTGTTGTGGTTCTGTCCTGGCCCCTAGGATTACAGTTAGGACAAACTCAAATATACACAACAGAGGCTTTCATACTTGTTATGTTTTAGGCTTGTAgtttcagaagatttttgaaagatttcCCCTACATATTCGTtttatgaagtacatgtgtgtagcatcacagttcataccaTCACATATCTTCAAAAATAAGATTTATATTAAAACTTTACATtcaactttcatttctgtcagagtTACTGCCTGTTTTAACAccgtacatgtactacaatatCTTCAGAATTccatttttataatatcaaaataaatttatcatgcATCAGTGACATACTGtgtaagtggaatttttagcaaGCCACAAATTTAGCAATTTTCCCATCAAAATAGAGAGCCAAGTCTTAGTgatttataattccaagaaagataactattacctaAATTATAGAATGAATTGTTAGAGACATTCAATTCTAGCAATCTTAACACCCTCGCtaataatacaaaaattaaatcctcgctaaaattACAGTATGTTTTGTTGTCGCCAGAATTGTCTTGAGAAATGAATGCATATTAAGTAGGGAGTTAGCCCGAAAGTAATTAAAGCTGGATGTATAccattacaaaaatatgaaataccaTTTGGAGctttaaatgtgtaaacaatacaCACATCATACTAGTACATCATTGTATGAGGTCTATCAAAagtttacatacatatgtagatCTATGTCCACACATTGACAATCAATTACACTTACTCAGCCTGAGGTGATAATCTAGAACAGTTATGGGTGAGCTTTTTGTAAAGAATAATATTTTGTTACCCCGAATTGATcctttcaaaaaaatattgcatattCACTATATGAACCACCCAGCCCCACTTTAACATCAAAGTCCCTGACCTAAGGAACATAAATGGTGGGGTCTTGTCTTCTCATTATTGCTAAGTGccacatttaatttttttgatgTCCAAGAGTCAAgaagatgattttaaaagaaagaatacattttcactatgtGAGTTATTATAagagccccaccctacctcAATCACTGTTAACCAAAGGgaccatttcaaaatttataaaagcTTCTCTCTTCATTTTCACTATATTAGTCACAAAGCTCaatgaatttcacagttttggtACAGATATTTCTGATCATCATCACACAGTTTGTTTGTtaatatgtaaataaagaagatgatttttcaaagatttaaatttttttggattttgactCCACCCCCCATTGATCAtgaaattcataatttcttcTCTCTTCCACCATAGATGTTCCATGCCAAACTTGATGAAAAATGGCCAAGTGCTTTTAGAGAAGAAGTTGTTTAtgataaaatgaacaatatagACGACAGAAAACCATGCACCATTCACAATAGGTCACTTTGAATGACTCAGGTGACTTAGTAAAGTCATAGAAACTTTTTCCTCTAATCCCATTCTGTCAAAAAACAAAAAGTAACTAAAAAAGGATATCCACACACAGCACAAAATTTTCTGTCTGGAAATCGTGATGGAGGAACTCCTGCTGAGTTGTAGTTGGGAGAATCTTTGTTCAACATGTGctagaaaacaaaatcatcaaagAACTTTTAATTCTTCTCGCCCTTTTTGATCCCTATGCTGACTAAAATCACTGAAAAACTTGGGGTTAAAACTTAGCACTTGCCCACTCGCCAATTGCGAGTAAAATTTTGTGTGGGCGCCTAAATTCGCTGTCTCGCTCGCCCGCATCTTTGAACAGGAATCggtcatacatgtaattgtatcgGGTTTAATAATCAGTATATCTTATAGAAGGTACATAAGGTAAAATACCATACACCCACCAGTATTCTTTTGCAAGggataaaatattaaatgcCTCACTATCATTTGTATTGAAAGacggttttgacacaatctgagcaaacttgTGTATACAGTATAAAAGAAGTATACAGGAGCATAATACTCGTATTATACTATGTACAcaagtttgttcagattgtgtcaaaaccctgcaTTTTGAAATATACCAGCTAGACTGcacatcaatttcattcaaagtgAAATAGCAATCAATCGagtaaatctttaaatatagCAATACTTCCTATACAAATGTTCAAAGTTACCTCTTCTTCAATTAATGCAGCAAAACTTTTCTTGTAGCGAAATTTGAAATTATCAGCTTTACTTTTTCGTTTCTTCTTCCCAGGCTGTGCTACagaaatataacaatatatctTGCTAGGTTAATTATAGACATGCATTGTACACATTCAACAAAGAATAAATATCTAATAGGCATCTCTTTTTAGAATGTGCAATTTGATAGAATCactacacacaaacacacatacagctgtatatatttttatgaattctTTTAAACAATCATTGCTGCTCTGACCATTCCATTCAATCCATGTCTTATAATTGATATAATAACTTGGATATTTATTTTACCGATATTCACATCATTGTGAAATACATGGGCAGTAATTCTCATTTCACCCATCATCGTACAGAACTTAAGCTTTAATTCATTGTCATGCCAAATAGTGCTATCAAGTTTTATTCTACTATAATAAGTACCCACATTCAATCCCTGTCACTAGAATTATAAATCACTATTCAGATAGGTCCATTGTAATACTAGTATTCTATAATGGAGGATGGCAAACACTGGTATTGTCATTGAATCACCAGAATGATTTCTGAATCCCTGATGATTTAGTGCAGCTGTGATggagacctacatgtattttagaaatgaaacttGTCATAGATTTTAGCCAGCTGTCTGGTCTACAGACTATTAATTAAATATAGCTTGACTTGTTAACTAAAGTAAAGCTACCTGTTGTTTCCATCGATTCCTCAAACTTGGGTGCCTTCTTGCTCATTTTCAGGTCTGCGTGAGGGTCATCCTGGAAGTTGTCCTGCTCCAGTGCTTCCAGAGCCTTCCTCTGCCGCCTCCTTCGGGCTGCATCATCCAAAATCCGTTTCTGCTGAAGATCCTTGATTCTGCCTGAGATAATTAGGTGTATATAGCATGTAGAGGTTCACAGAATCTACCAATGGCATATTTAGTATAAGGTGAATATTACAATGATCAAACTGGAGCACCATGTACAAGTTTCATACATGGGGTCCTATAGAAAAACAATTAATCATACTTTCCACTCTTTTAGACATGTTGGGAACAATCTCCAACTTTTAAGTGCAATTATCTCAATATCACTTATTCACATAAAATAGTGAGACGGTGTTTaagacatattttttttatcataatgaCTCATAACTAGTGTCTATATACTTGTACATTGTAGTCATTATAGAAATATGATAAATGTGGTATAAGTACACATGTATTATCTTTTTTCAGGAAGTGGTTTCAGTAGGTGAAAAATATCTTTATGATTTAATGCAATACGATTGCaatcaaaattgttaatattATTTCAGAATGATTGAACTAAAGGGAAGATGACCAGAGAACCTGCTGATACAGAAATTTGTGTTATTCATAATTCTACATAAAATCTTGTTACACATAGATGTCTAAAATTGTTGGAACA
Coding sequences:
- the LOC125659870 gene encoding zinc finger HIT domain-containing protein 1-like; this translates as MEKKESSRIKDLQQKRILDDAARRRRQRKALEALEQDNFQDDPHADLKMSKKAPKFEESMETTAQPGKKKRKSKADNFKFRYKKSFAALIEEEHMLNKDSPNYNSAGVPPSRFPDRKFCAVCGFPSNYTCVQCGARYCCVRCLGTHHDTRCLKWTA